The Haemophilus parainfluenzae genome window below encodes:
- the polA gene encoding DNA polymerase I: MPTIAPNPLVLVDGSSYLYRAFHAFPPLTNSAGEPTGAMYGVLNMLKSLISQVQPSHIAVVFDAKGKTFRDEMFEQYKSHRPPMPDDLRKQIQPLHDIIRALGIPLLVIEGVEADDVIGTLAVAASKANQKVLISTGDKDMAQLVDDNIMLINTMNNTLLDRDAVIEKYGIPPELIIDYLALMGDNADNIPGVAGVGEKTALGLLQGIGSMAEIYANLDKVAELPIRGAKKLGDKLLAEKEMADLSYRLATIKTDVALDITPEQLTLGASNNDQLTEYFSRYEFKRWLNEVMNGADSITNSSEQPAKVNHYQATPALAQDNSDEVLPAIQIDRSRYETLLTEADLNRWVEKLKQAKLFALDTETDNLDYMAANLVGISFALENGEAAYLPLQLDYLGAPKTLEKITALTLLKPVLENPAIQKVGQNFKYDLTIFARNGIDVQGVAFDTMLESYVLNSTGRHNMDDLAKRYLGHQTISFEEIAGKGKNQLTFNQIPLGKGAEYAAEDADVTMKLQQMLWEKLSKEPSLEKLFKEMELPLLGVLSRMERRGVLIDSDALFLQSNEIANRLSELEEQAYVLAGQPFNLASTKQLQEILFDKLGLPVIQKTPKGAPSTNEEVLEELAFSHELPKVLVEHRGLSKLKSTYTDKLPQMVNPQTGRVHTSYHQAVTATGRLSSSDPNLQNIPIRNEEGRRIRQAFIAREGFTVVAADYSQIELRIMAHLSQDQGLINAFTQGKDIHRSTAAEIFGVALDEVTSEQRRNAKAINFGLIYGMSAFGLSRQLGIGRTDAQSYMDLYFKRYPGVQTFMHDIREKAKAQGYVETLFGRRLYLPDINSSNGMRRKAAERVAINAPMQGTAADIIKRAMIQLDQKLQNDPDIAMIMQVHDELVFEVRSEKVEFYSEFIKTHMESAANLVVPLIVEIGQGTNWDEAH, encoded by the coding sequence ATGCCAACTATTGCTCCTAATCCATTAGTCCTAGTGGACGGTTCATCTTATTTATATCGTGCTTTTCATGCCTTTCCGCCACTCACCAATTCTGCTGGTGAACCGACTGGCGCCATGTACGGTGTATTAAACATGCTCAAAAGCCTGATTTCGCAAGTGCAACCCAGCCATATTGCGGTAGTCTTTGATGCGAAAGGCAAAACTTTCCGTGATGAAATGTTTGAACAATATAAATCCCATCGTCCACCGATGCCAGACGATCTGCGTAAACAAATTCAGCCGTTACACGATATTATCCGCGCCCTTGGCATTCCTCTTTTAGTCATTGAAGGCGTGGAGGCTGACGATGTCATCGGTACCTTAGCGGTAGCCGCCTCCAAAGCCAATCAAAAAGTCTTGATCAGCACCGGCGATAAAGACATGGCTCAGCTAGTGGATGACAACATTATGTTGATCAACACCATGAATAATACCTTATTGGATCGCGATGCCGTGATTGAAAAATACGGTATTCCACCTGAACTCATCATCGATTACTTAGCGCTAATGGGTGATAATGCCGACAATATTCCAGGCGTGGCAGGTGTCGGTGAAAAAACCGCACTTGGCCTCTTGCAAGGTATCGGCAGCATGGCAGAAATTTATGCCAACTTAGACAAAGTGGCTGAATTGCCAATTCGTGGGGCAAAAAAATTAGGTGATAAGTTATTGGCTGAAAAAGAAATGGCCGATTTATCCTATCGTCTTGCCACCATCAAAACCGATGTCGCCCTCGATATTACGCCAGAGCAACTCACTCTTGGCGCAAGCAATAACGATCAACTCACTGAATATTTCAGCCGTTATGAATTTAAACGTTGGCTCAATGAAGTGATGAATGGTGCGGATTCTATCACCAATAGTAGTGAACAACCGGCTAAAGTGAATCACTATCAAGCCACGCCTGCGCTCGCTCAAGACAATAGCGATGAAGTATTGCCGGCAATTCAAATTGATCGTAGCCGTTATGAAACCTTGCTCACCGAAGCGGATTTAAATCGTTGGGTGGAAAAACTCAAGCAAGCCAAACTTTTTGCTTTAGATACAGAAACCGATAATTTAGATTATATGGCCGCTAACTTAGTGGGGATTTCCTTTGCGTTAGAAAACGGTGAAGCAGCTTATTTACCGCTACAATTAGATTATTTAGGCGCACCAAAAACTCTCGAAAAAATAACCGCACTTACGTTGTTAAAACCGGTTTTAGAAAATCCTGCTATTCAAAAAGTCGGGCAAAACTTCAAGTACGATCTCACCATCTTTGCCCGTAATGGCATTGATGTGCAAGGTGTGGCTTTCGATACTATGCTCGAATCCTACGTGCTCAACAGCACAGGCCGTCATAATATGGACGATCTAGCGAAACGTTATTTAGGGCATCAAACCATCAGTTTTGAAGAGATTGCAGGCAAAGGTAAAAATCAGCTGACATTTAACCAAATTCCGTTGGGAAAAGGCGCCGAGTACGCGGCGGAAGATGCTGATGTAACAATGAAACTGCAACAAATGCTATGGGAAAAACTTTCTAAAGAACCAAGTCTTGAAAAACTCTTTAAAGAAATGGAATTGCCGTTGTTAGGCGTACTTTCCCGTATGGAACGTCGTGGTGTCTTAATTGATAGCGACGCACTATTCCTACAATCTAATGAAATCGCTAACCGTTTAAGTGAATTAGAAGAACAAGCCTATGTCTTAGCGGGGCAGCCATTTAATTTGGCCTCAACCAAACAATTACAAGAAATTTTGTTTGATAAATTAGGTTTGCCGGTTATTCAAAAAACACCAAAAGGCGCGCCATCCACCAACGAGGAAGTGTTGGAAGAACTCGCATTTAGTCATGAATTGCCGAAAGTATTGGTAGAACATCGTGGGCTAAGCAAACTAAAATCCACCTACACTGACAAATTGCCGCAAATGGTGAATCCGCAAACGGGTCGAGTGCATACATCCTACCATCAAGCGGTGACAGCCACCGGTCGTCTTTCATCAAGCGATCCGAATCTGCAAAACATTCCGATTCGTAATGAAGAAGGCCGCCGTATTCGCCAGGCATTTATTGCGCGAGAAGGCTTTACTGTTGTTGCAGCCGACTATTCGCAAATCGAGCTGCGCATTATGGCGCACCTATCACAGGATCAGGGCTTAATTAACGCCTTTACCCAAGGCAAAGATATTCACCGCTCTACCGCAGCAGAAATCTTTGGTGTCGCACTCGATGAAGTAACGTCCGAGCAACGCCGTAATGCTAAAGCGATTAACTTCGGTTTAATTTATGGTATGTCAGCCTTTGGCTTATCGCGCCAACTCGGTATTGGCCGTACCGATGCTCAGAGCTATATGGATTTGTATTTCAAACGCTATCCAGGCGTACAAACTTTTATGCACGATATTCGTGAAAAAGCCAAAGCCCAAGGCTATGTGGAAACCCTATTCGGCCGTCGTTTATATCTGCCGGATATTAACTCCTCTAACGGTATGCGCCGTAAAGCCGCCGAACGTGTAGCAATCAATGCGCCAATGCAAGGTACCGCCGCAGACATTATTAAACGTGCCATGATTCAATTGGATCAAAAACTACAAAATGATCCCGATATCGCAATGATCATGCAGGTACACGATGAATTGGTGTTTGAAGTGCGGTCAGAAAAAGTTGAGTTTTATAGCGAGTTCATCAAAACACACATGGAAAGCGCAGCTAATTTAGTCGTACCACTGATTGTAGAAATAGGTCAAGGTACGAACTGGGATGAGGCGCACTAA
- a CDS encoding cupin → MNKVIQSQHFKAERAWGALDITNMNGISVRLHWTDKPYKWHINDGKEVFAVMDGTVEMRYKEDGQEKTVLLHTGDIFYAGIGTEHVAHPQGEARILVIEKEDSI, encoded by the coding sequence ATGAATAAAGTTATTCAAAGTCAGCACTTTAAGGCAGAACGTGCTTGGGGAGCACTTGATATTACCAATATGAATGGTATTTCCGTGCGTCTTCACTGGACAGATAAACCTTACAAATGGCATATCAATGACGGTAAAGAAGTCTTTGCTGTCATGGATGGTACGGTGGAAATGCGCTACAAAGAAGACGGCCAAGAGAAAACTGTATTGCTCCATACAGGTGATATTTTTTATGCGGGTATCGGTACCGAACATGTTGCTCATCCACAAGGTGAAGCACGCATATTAGTTATAGAGAAAGAAGACAGCATTTAA
- a CDS encoding cell division protein ZapA: MSLKLVEVVVLGQVLRLNVPAEQEEILRQAARNLDLQVSEMKERTGLLQLDRVLSIVALNLSFELTQEKNKNARIENVLCTRIQQLDHSLENALGGRLIVD; this comes from the coding sequence ATGTCATTAAAACTGGTTGAAGTTGTTGTATTAGGGCAAGTGCTGCGCTTGAATGTCCCTGCCGAACAAGAAGAGATTTTGCGTCAAGCGGCGCGTAATTTAGATCTTCAAGTATCTGAAATGAAAGAGCGTACAGGTTTATTGCAATTAGACCGTGTGCTTTCTATTGTTGCCTTGAATTTAAGTTTTGAATTAACTCAAGAAAAGAATAAAAATGCCCGGATTGAAAACGTGCTATGTACGAGAATTCAGCAGTTAGATCATTCTTTAGAGAATGCATTAGGTGGGCGCCTTATCGTCGATTAA